The Streptomyces luteogriseus genome includes a window with the following:
- a CDS encoding alpha/beta fold hydrolase, which produces MDIRGRNNVNVVGPDDAPVLVLAHGFGCDQNMWRLVVPELSRRYRVVLFDYVGSGGSDLAAWSEERYASLQGYAADVVDVCEELDLRQAVFVGHSVSAMVGVLAAQAAPERIGALVMVTPSPCYIDDEGYRGGFSTEDIDELLSSLEANYLGWSSAMAPVIMGNPERPELGQELTNSFCATDPDIARVFARTTFLTDSRDDLKGVSVPTLVLECEQDAIAPREVGAYVHAAIPASRLVTLDATGHCPQLSAPQATTGAILDFLESLQ; this is translated from the coding sequence ATGGACATCCGTGGCAGGAACAACGTCAACGTCGTGGGCCCCGACGACGCGCCCGTGCTGGTCCTGGCACACGGGTTCGGGTGCGACCAGAACATGTGGCGGCTGGTGGTGCCGGAGCTCTCGCGGCGCTATCGGGTGGTGCTCTTCGACTACGTCGGTTCCGGCGGCTCGGACCTCGCGGCCTGGAGCGAGGAGCGGTACGCGTCGCTCCAGGGCTATGCCGCCGACGTCGTCGACGTCTGCGAGGAGCTGGACCTGCGGCAGGCGGTGTTCGTGGGGCACTCGGTGAGTGCCATGGTCGGGGTGCTGGCGGCGCAGGCGGCGCCGGAGCGGATCGGGGCGCTCGTGATGGTGACGCCCTCGCCGTGCTACATCGACGACGAGGGGTACCGCGGCGGCTTCAGCACGGAGGACATCGACGAGCTGCTCTCCTCCCTGGAGGCGAACTACCTGGGCTGGTCGTCCGCGATGGCCCCGGTGATCATGGGCAACCCGGAGCGGCCGGAGCTGGGCCAGGAGCTGACCAACAGCTTCTGCGCCACCGACCCCGACATCGCCCGCGTCTTCGCCCGTACGACGTTCCTCACCGACAGCCGCGACGACCTGAAGGGCGTCTCCGTGCCGACCCTCGTCCTGGAGTGCGAGCAGGACGCCATCGCGCCCCGCGAGGTCGGCGCCTACGTGCACGCGGCGATCCCCGCTTCCCGGCTGGTCACGCTCGACGCCACCGGGCACTGCCCGCAGCTCAGCGCGCCGCAGGCCACCACGGGGGCGATCCTCGATTTTCTGGAGTCCCTGCAGTGA
- a CDS encoding maleylpyruvate isomerase N-terminal domain-containing protein: MDLFSHTWTALRAAVAELSDEDFGRPSGCTGWLVRDLVCHLIVDAQDVLITLATPSDREPTRDALTYWDVSAAPPTGDDPLDALTVRLAAAYEDPSLLKFHLDDVGSAAGRAALLADPAGRVGTRDEILTVGDFLSTYVMEWTLHHLDLIACLPDAEQPPAEGLVRSREMLEQIAGSPFPSAFHDVDALLVGTGRRQPTEEEQARLGELASKVPLYLG, encoded by the coding sequence GTGGATCTCTTCTCTCACACCTGGACGGCCTTGCGCGCGGCGGTGGCGGAGCTCTCCGACGAGGACTTCGGGCGGCCGTCCGGCTGTACGGGCTGGCTGGTACGGGACCTGGTGTGTCATCTGATCGTCGATGCCCAGGACGTCCTGATCACGCTGGCCACCCCGTCCGACCGGGAACCGACGCGGGACGCGCTGACCTACTGGGACGTCTCCGCCGCCCCGCCGACCGGTGACGACCCGCTCGACGCGCTGACCGTCCGGCTGGCCGCCGCGTACGAGGATCCGAGCCTGCTGAAGTTCCATCTGGACGACGTCGGCTCGGCGGCGGGCCGCGCGGCCCTGCTCGCGGACCCGGCCGGGCGGGTCGGCACCCGTGACGAGATCCTCACCGTGGGCGACTTCCTCTCCACGTACGTCATGGAGTGGACGCTGCACCACCTCGACCTGATCGCCTGCCTCCCGGACGCGGAGCAGCCGCCCGCGGAGGGTCTCGTCCGGTCGCGGGAGATGCTGGAGCAGATCGCGGGGAGCCCGTTCCCGTCCGCCTTCCACGACGTGGACGCCCTGCTGGTCGGCACCGGGCGGCGGCAGCCGACGGAGGAGGAGCAGGCGCGGCTGGGCGAGCTGGCCTCGAAGGTGCCGCTCTACCTGGGCTGA
- a CDS encoding energy-coupling factor ABC transporter ATP-binding protein — protein sequence MSEPALVALRGASFAYEDGPTVLSGLDFDIREGRSLALLGRNGSGKTTLMRLLSGGLKPHEGRLTVQGQPVSYDRKGLTRLRTTVQLVVQDPDDQLFAASVEQDVSFGPLNLGLDDAQVRARVAEALAALDITALADRPTHLLSYGQRKRTAIAGAVAMRPRVLVLDEPTAGLDPDGQERLLTTLDGLRAAGTTVVMATHDVDLALRWADDAALLTPSGVRTGPAAAALARTDLLREAGLRLPWGAAAAELLRAQGLLAEAEPGPRTADELAALVGGRLGASGG from the coding sequence ATGAGCGAGCCCGCCCTCGTCGCCCTGCGGGGCGCGTCCTTCGCCTACGAGGACGGCCCGACCGTGCTCAGCGGGCTCGACTTCGACATCCGCGAAGGGCGCTCGCTGGCCCTGCTGGGCCGCAACGGCAGTGGCAAGACCACGCTGATGCGGCTGCTCTCCGGCGGGCTGAAGCCGCACGAGGGGCGGCTGACGGTCCAGGGGCAGCCGGTGTCGTACGACCGCAAGGGGCTGACCCGGCTGCGGACCACGGTGCAGCTGGTCGTGCAGGATCCGGACGACCAGCTGTTCGCGGCGTCCGTCGAGCAGGACGTGTCGTTCGGGCCGCTGAACCTCGGCCTCGACGACGCGCAGGTACGGGCGCGGGTGGCGGAGGCGCTCGCCGCCCTGGACATCACGGCCCTGGCCGACCGGCCCACCCATCTGCTCTCCTACGGGCAGCGCAAGCGCACCGCCATCGCGGGCGCGGTCGCCATGCGGCCGCGCGTCCTCGTCCTCGACGAGCCGACGGCCGGGCTCGACCCCGACGGCCAGGAGCGGCTCCTCACGACCCTCGACGGCCTCCGCGCCGCCGGCACCACGGTGGTGATGGCCACCCACGACGTCGACCTCGCTCTGCGCTGGGCCGACGACGCGGCGCTCCTCACCCCGTCCGGTGTCCGCACCGGTCCCGCGGCCGCGGCGCTGGCCCGCACCGACCTCCTGCGGGAGGCGGGGCTGCGCCTGCCGTGGGGCGCGGCTGCGGCGGAGCTCCTGCGCGCGCAGGGGTTGCTGGCCGAGGCGGAGCCCGGCCCGCGTACAGCGGACGAACTCGCCGCCCTGGTGGGCGGACGGCTGGGGGCGTCCGGAGGGTGA
- the cbiQ gene encoding cobalt ECF transporter T component CbiQ: MLPIDAAAHSSRWRRRHPVDKAVLGLGLTVLAISLPPWPGAALVLLTALVVLLGPAGVPGRRLWRAYRVPLGFCVTGAVTLLVQVGGPGGFVSLADDGPLRAGELLLRTSAASLGVLLFAFTTPMSDLLPRLVRAGVPAPVVDVALVTYRMSFLLLDSMRRIREAQAARLGHTHRAAEWRSLAGLGATAFVRAFDRATRLQAGLAGRGYDGTLRVLVPEARVSVRFTAVSCALLAALAVLTLVLERPLT; encoded by the coding sequence GTGCTGCCGATCGACGCGGCGGCGCACAGCAGTCGCTGGCGCCGCCGCCATCCCGTGGACAAGGCCGTGCTCGGGCTCGGCCTCACCGTGCTCGCGATCTCGCTGCCGCCCTGGCCGGGCGCGGCCCTGGTGCTGCTGACCGCCCTGGTGGTGCTGCTGGGGCCGGCCGGTGTGCCCGGCCGTCGGCTGTGGCGGGCCTACCGGGTGCCGCTGGGCTTCTGCGTGACCGGCGCGGTCACGCTGCTCGTCCAGGTCGGCGGTCCGGGCGGTTTCGTCTCCCTCGCGGACGACGGGCCGCTCCGGGCCGGGGAGTTGCTGCTGCGCACCTCGGCGGCCTCCCTGGGCGTGCTGCTGTTCGCCTTCACCACACCCATGTCCGACCTGCTGCCCCGTCTGGTCCGGGCCGGGGTTCCCGCGCCGGTCGTCGACGTCGCGCTGGTGACGTACCGGATGAGCTTCCTGCTGCTGGACTCCATGCGGCGTATCCGGGAGGCCCAGGCGGCCCGGCTCGGGCACACCCACCGGGCCGCGGAGTGGCGTTCCCTGGCCGGCCTCGGCGCCACCGCGTTCGTCCGCGCCTTCGACCGGGCGACCCGGCTCCAGGCGGGACTCGCCGGGCGCGGCTACGACGGCACCCTGCGCGTCCTGGTGCCCGAGGCCCGGGTCTCCGTCCGCTTCACGGCGGTCAGTTGCGCGCTCCTCGCGGCGCTGGCCGTCCTCACCCTCGTACTGGAAAGGCCGCTGACATGA
- a CDS encoding energy-coupling factor ABC transporter substrate-binding protein produces the protein MKRNTKINLVLLFLVAALAVLPLALGLGDHKKEPFTGSDGEAETAITELKPDYEPWFSPLYEPPSGEIESALFSLQAALGAGVLAYYFGLRRGRRQGEQRALEREADSALAGAAGKSTAEQD, from the coding sequence ATGAAGAGGAACACGAAGATCAACCTGGTGTTGCTGTTCCTCGTGGCCGCGCTCGCCGTGCTGCCCTTGGCGCTCGGTCTCGGCGACCACAAGAAGGAGCCGTTCACGGGCTCCGACGGCGAGGCCGAGACGGCGATCACCGAGCTGAAGCCGGACTACGAACCGTGGTTCTCACCGCTGTACGAACCGCCGTCCGGTGAGATCGAGTCGGCGTTGTTCTCCCTCCAGGCGGCTCTCGGTGCCGGGGTCCTCGCCTACTACTTCGGTCTGCGCCGGGGCCGCAGGCAGGGCGAGCAGCGGGCGCTGGAGCGGGAGGCCGACAGCGCGCTCGCCGGCGCCGCCGGGAAGTCCACCGCGGAACAGGACTGA
- a CDS encoding energy-coupling factor ABC transporter permease, producing MHIAEGFLPPAHAVAWGVASAPFVVHGVRSLTREVREHPESTLLLGASGAFTFVLSALKLPSVTGSCSHPTGTGLGAILFRPPIMAVLGTITLLFQALLLAHGGLTTLGANVFSMAIVGPWAGYAVYKLLRRSNAPLMVAVFSGAFVADLSTYCVTSVQLALAFPDPGSGFLGALGKFGSIFAVTQIPLAVSEGLLTVLVMRLLVQSSKGELTRLGVLLAKKQTRTETEVAAR from the coding sequence ATGCACATTGCCGAGGGTTTCCTTCCTCCGGCGCACGCGGTCGCCTGGGGCGTCGCGTCGGCGCCGTTCGTCGTCCACGGGGTCCGGTCGCTCACCCGTGAAGTGCGCGAGCACCCCGAGAGCACTCTGCTCCTCGGTGCGTCCGGCGCCTTCACGTTCGTCCTGTCCGCCCTGAAACTGCCGTCCGTCACCGGCAGTTGCTCCCACCCCACCGGCACGGGCCTCGGAGCCATCCTGTTCCGGCCGCCCATCATGGCGGTGCTGGGCACCATCACCCTGCTGTTCCAGGCGCTGTTGCTCGCGCACGGCGGCCTGACCACGCTCGGCGCCAACGTCTTCTCCATGGCGATCGTCGGCCCCTGGGCCGGATACGCCGTCTACAAGCTGCTGCGGCGCTCCAACGCGCCGCTGATGGTGGCGGTGTTCTCCGGCGCGTTCGTCGCCGACCTGTCCACCTACTGCGTCACCAGCGTGCAGCTGGCGCTCGCGTTCCCCGACCCGGGCAGCGGATTCCTGGGCGCGCTCGGCAAGTTCGGTTCCATCTTCGCCGTCACGCAGATCCCGCTCGCGGTGAGCGAGGGTCTGCTGACCGTGCTCGTGATGCGGCTGCTGGTGCAGTCCAGCAAGGGCGAACTGACCCGGCTGGGTGTGCTCCTCGCCAAGAAGCAGACCCGGACCGAGACCGAGGTGGCGGCGCGATGA
- a CDS encoding serine/threonine-protein kinase, producing MLLAGRYRLDVEIGRGGMGEVWRAYDETLARAVALKLLLPQDTDATATSRFRLEAQTAGRLNHPNVVGVLDFGEYDNRLYLVMELVEGDSLAGVLAGSGALPAEQVADLAAQASAGLAAAHGQGIVHRDVKPANLLLDTGGTLKIGDFGIARFLDDPGAALTATGQIVGTGLYLAPERALGKQAGPASDMYSLGCVLYQLLSGRPPFQADTAVALLHQHLDSAPVPPRELGVTGLPPAFENYLLGLLAKQPEDRPTAQQAAEWFAGGAWRGLPEPLPQASPPRPRTTSTAMPAGPGPYAAAEAGTPTTYALPATTGHRSAARAAQAGRSGRSRGRGGPGNRSRLAATAAAAALFLAAMLIGMRWFSPDTTAEGTEPDASPTASSPAATPSTDSASSSSAGSEAGPGAGPAAGPGVAGTPATGTVADVTPSVPAASPTPDAPAPGSPAPTQEAGAGGPEQPTPEKPGQAGDDGEGDGGGDDEGDG from the coding sequence GTGCTGCTAGCGGGCCGCTACCGGCTGGATGTTGAGATCGGGCGCGGTGGAATGGGAGAGGTCTGGCGCGCGTACGACGAGACGCTCGCCAGAGCGGTGGCCCTCAAGCTGCTGCTCCCCCAGGACACCGATGCCACGGCGACCTCCCGGTTCCGTCTGGAGGCTCAGACCGCCGGGCGTCTCAACCACCCCAACGTGGTCGGCGTCCTGGATTTCGGCGAGTACGACAACCGGCTGTACCTGGTGATGGAGCTGGTCGAGGGCGACAGCCTCGCCGGAGTGCTGGCCGGTTCCGGCGCCCTCCCCGCCGAGCAGGTGGCCGATCTGGCCGCACAGGCGTCCGCCGGACTCGCCGCCGCGCACGGGCAGGGCATCGTGCACCGGGACGTCAAACCCGCCAACCTGCTGCTGGACACGGGCGGCACCCTGAAGATCGGCGACTTCGGCATCGCGCGGTTCCTCGACGACCCGGGCGCCGCGCTCACCGCCACCGGGCAGATCGTCGGCACCGGCCTCTACCTCGCTCCCGAGCGCGCCCTGGGCAAGCAGGCGGGTCCCGCCTCCGACATGTACTCCCTGGGCTGCGTGCTCTACCAGCTCCTCAGCGGACGTCCACCGTTCCAGGCCGACACCGCCGTGGCCCTCCTCCACCAGCATCTCGACTCCGCCCCCGTGCCGCCCCGAGAGCTCGGAGTCACCGGACTGCCACCGGCGTTCGAGAACTACCTCCTCGGTCTGCTCGCCAAGCAGCCCGAGGACCGGCCCACCGCCCAGCAGGCCGCCGAGTGGTTCGCCGGGGGCGCCTGGCGTGGCCTGCCCGAGCCGCTGCCGCAGGCCTCGCCGCCGCGGCCCAGGACGACGTCCACGGCGATGCCCGCCGGGCCGGGGCCGTACGCGGCGGCCGAGGCCGGCACCCCGACCACGTACGCCCTGCCCGCCACCACGGGACACCGCAGCGCGGCCCGGGCGGCCCAGGCGGGGCGTTCGGGCCGCTCCCGCGGGCGCGGCGGCCCGGGCAACCGGTCGCGACTGGCCGCGACGGCCGCCGCCGCGGCGCTCTTCCTCGCCGCGATGCTCATCGGCATGCGCTGGTTCTCACCCGACACGACCGCGGAGGGCACCGAGCCCGACGCGTCCCCGACCGCGAGCAGCCCCGCCGCCACGCCGTCCACCGACAGCGCGTCGTCTTCGTCCGCCGGTTCCGAGGCCGGTCCCGGGGCCGGTCCGGCGGCCGGTCCGGGGGTGGCCGGCACGCCGGCCACCGGCACCGTGGCCGATGTCACTCCGTCCGTGCCGGCCGCTTCCCCGACACCCGACGCGCCCGCACCCGGATCCCCGGCTCCGACGCAAGAGGCGGGCGCGGGCGGGCCGGAGCAGCCGACGCCGGAGAAGCCGGGCCAGGCCGGGGATGACGGGGAAGGCGACGGCGGCGGGGACGACGAGGGCGACGGCTGA
- a CDS encoding MDR family MFS transporter — protein sequence MTDPAPLAPAREAARRSDAGTRDSTWRLCRELSPLLRLLILTQLAFNIGFYAVLPFLAAHLGSAIGMAGWLVGFVLGLRTFSQQGLFVVGGWLVDRFGVRPVVLAGCVLRIAGFVWLGYARAPGAVIGAVLVIGFAAALFSPAVESEVARQAVVWEEGGHGPRTRVLALFSVAGQIGAFAGPLLGALLLAVDFRTACLAGAAVFVLVLAGHLWLMPQHIPGRVRVRKRGGARALLRNRRFLALCCAYGTYLLAYNQLYLALPDEVQRAAGSQAPLSWLFALSSVLVVFTQLPVTRWAGDRLDLRRSMTAGLLLIASGFAVVAAARPAGWTGTAGLLPAAGFVILLTVGQMLVVPAARAWVPDLAEEGRLGLYMGALSSVSGLIVLAGSAATGSLLDLGLPAAVPWLVLAAVPALAVPLLPRRAKEAGTGG from the coding sequence ATGACCGACCCCGCCCCCCTCGCACCGGCCCGCGAGGCCGCCCGCAGGTCCGACGCCGGGACCCGTGACAGCACCTGGCGCCTGTGCCGGGAACTGTCGCCGCTGCTGCGGCTGCTGATCCTCACCCAGCTCGCCTTCAACATCGGCTTCTACGCCGTCCTGCCGTTCCTCGCCGCACATCTCGGCAGCGCGATCGGCATGGCGGGCTGGCTGGTCGGGTTCGTGCTCGGGCTGCGCACCTTCAGCCAGCAGGGGCTGTTCGTGGTCGGCGGCTGGCTCGTCGACCGGTTCGGGGTGCGACCGGTCGTGCTGGCGGGCTGCGTGCTGCGGATCGCCGGGTTCGTCTGGCTCGGGTACGCGCGGGCGCCGGGGGCCGTGATCGGGGCGGTGCTGGTGATCGGGTTCGCCGCCGCACTGTTCTCCCCGGCCGTGGAGTCCGAGGTGGCCCGCCAGGCGGTGGTCTGGGAGGAGGGCGGCCACGGGCCGCGCACCCGGGTCCTCGCCCTGTTCAGCGTGGCGGGCCAGATCGGGGCGTTCGCCGGGCCGCTGCTCGGCGCGCTGCTGCTCGCCGTGGACTTCCGCACCGCGTGCCTCGCGGGTGCCGCGGTCTTCGTCCTCGTCCTGGCCGGGCACCTGTGGCTGATGCCGCAGCACATCCCCGGCCGGGTCCGCGTCCGGAAGCGGGGTGGGGCCCGCGCCCTGCTGCGCAACCGCCGCTTCCTCGCCCTGTGCTGTGCCTACGGCACCTATCTGCTCGCCTACAACCAGCTGTATCTGGCCCTGCCGGACGAGGTGCAGCGCGCGGCGGGCTCCCAGGCGCCGCTGTCCTGGCTCTTCGCCCTGTCCTCGGTGCTGGTGGTGTTCACCCAGCTGCCGGTGACCCGCTGGGCCGGCGACCGGCTCGATCTGCGCCGTTCGATGACCGCGGGACTGTTGCTGATCGCGTCCGGCTTCGCGGTGGTGGCCGCGGCCCGCCCGGCAGGCTGGACCGGCACCGCCGGGCTGCTGCCGGCCGCGGGCTTCGTGATCTTGCTCACCGTGGGGCAGATGCTGGTGGTGCCCGCAGCCCGCGCCTGGGTGCCCGACCTCGCCGAAGAGGGCCGGCTCGGGCTCTACATGGGCGCGTTGTCGTCCGTCTCCGGTCTGATCGTCCTGGCCGGCAGCGCGGCCACCGGCTCGCTGCTCGACCTGGGGCTGCCGGCCGCCGTGCCGTGGCTGGTCCTCGCGGCCGTACCGGCCCTGGCGGTGCCCCTGCTGCCGCGCCGTGCGAAGGAGGCGGGCACCGGGGGCTGA
- a CDS encoding ABC transporter permease subunit gives MRSLAGGGAPALLWRTVLVAALVCGIGLLPWLSRTDPALTVLRARSADRDPDPETLRAIRDDLGLDDGPSALLGRWLGGLLHGDAGTSWVSGSQVLPGVVQALGASLLLMAGALVVAAGVVAAVCARTLRLGARGRLGARRPGGSATAVLAALPEFLVAAVLASVIGVQLGWLPALGWYGPQWMVLPSLALGLPAGAVLGRMLDDLLPGAFGEPWAMAAAARGVPSRCVARQAVRRCVPGLLPNLALFVVGLTGGSVAVEQIFDIPGLGRLTLHAALAQDLPVLQTGTLALVLLAATAGLLARLAARLLIGPALRDGALQSLHRPRPPAPRTLPLLYGGLLAAVIGFGLPREPLALDTLDRLRAPSLEHPFGTDALGRDVLARISHGALTTLGTALAVSAAALAAGLLLGLLPRVSGPLVDTLSAVPPVLAGLLVTGVLGSGTWTPAFAVAVVAWSPLAAHTSSLLRQERATTHLTATRALGAGRWYLLRHELLPAVAPPVARHALLRLPGIALSLAALGFLGLGAQPPSPDWGLLLAENQPYAERAPWAVLFPAAVLALLGALAVTAAGGVRLPRRRTRPAGPAGPPADRVVPAPLRRPDHPDALLTPVSASQTEER, from the coding sequence GTGCGCTCACTCGCGGGCGGTGGCGCCCCGGCGCTGCTGTGGCGGACCGTGCTCGTGGCCGCCCTGGTGTGCGGTATCGGTCTGCTGCCGTGGCTGTCCCGTACCGACCCCGCGCTGACCGTGCTCAGGGCGCGGTCGGCGGACCGCGACCCCGATCCGGAGACCCTGCGTGCCATCCGCGACGACCTCGGCCTGGACGACGGCCCGTCGGCCCTGCTCGGCCGCTGGCTGGGTGGGCTGCTGCACGGCGACGCGGGCACGTCCTGGGTGTCCGGCAGCCAGGTGCTGCCCGGCGTCGTACAGGCCCTCGGCGCGTCGCTGCTGCTGATGGCCGGCGCTCTGGTGGTCGCCGCGGGCGTGGTGGCCGCCGTCTGCGCCCGTACGCTCCGGCTGGGCGCGCGGGGCCGGCTCGGGGCGCGTCGCCCCGGCGGGTCGGCGACGGCGGTGCTGGCCGCGCTGCCCGAGTTCCTCGTCGCCGCGGTGCTGGCCTCGGTGATCGGCGTGCAGCTGGGCTGGCTGCCCGCCCTGGGCTGGTACGGGCCGCAGTGGATGGTGCTGCCCTCGCTCGCCCTCGGCCTGCCCGCCGGGGCGGTCCTCGGGCGGATGCTCGACGACCTGCTGCCCGGCGCGTTCGGAGAACCCTGGGCGATGGCGGCCGCGGCACGCGGTGTGCCGTCGAGGTGCGTGGCGCGGCAGGCGGTGCGCCGCTGCGTGCCCGGACTGCTGCCGAACCTGGCGCTGTTCGTGGTGGGCCTGACCGGCGGGTCGGTCGCCGTCGAGCAGATCTTCGACATCCCGGGCCTGGGCCGGCTCACCCTGCACGCCGCACTCGCCCAGGACCTGCCCGTCCTGCAGACCGGCACACTCGCCCTCGTCCTGCTCGCGGCCACCGCGGGGCTCCTCGCCCGGCTCGCCGCCCGCTTGCTGATCGGTCCGGCGCTGCGCGACGGCGCCCTGCAGTCCCTGCACCGGCCCCGGCCGCCCGCACCCCGCACCCTCCCCCTGCTCTATGGAGGGCTGCTGGCCGCCGTCATCGGCTTCGGGCTGCCCCGCGAACCGCTCGCCCTGGACACCCTCGACCGGCTGCGCGCCCCCTCACTCGAGCATCCCTTCGGCACGGACGCGCTCGGCCGGGACGTGCTCGCCCGCATCTCCCACGGCGCGCTGACCACCCTCGGCACCGCCCTCGCGGTGAGTGCCGCCGCCCTCGCCGCCGGGCTGCTGCTGGGGCTGCTGCCGAGGGTGTCCGGGCCGCTGGTCGACACCCTCAGCGCCGTACCGCCGGTACTGGCCGGGCTGCTCGTCACCGGCGTCTTGGGCAGCGGGACCTGGACGCCCGCGTTCGCCGTGGCCGTCGTGGCCTGGTCCCCGCTGGCCGCGCACACCTCCTCCCTGCTGCGGCAGGAGCGCGCTACCACGCACCTGACGGCCACCCGGGCGCTGGGCGCCGGCCGCTGGTACCTGCTCCGGCACGAACTGCTGCCCGCCGTCGCGCCCCCGGTCGCCCGGCACGCCCTGCTCCGCCTGCCGGGCATCGCGCTCAGCCTCGCCGCACTGGGCTTCCTCGGGCTGGGCGCCCAGCCGCCGTCCCCCGACTGGGGCCTGCTGCTGGCCGAGAACCAGCCGTACGCCGAGCGCGCCCCGTGGGCCGTCCTCTTCCCCGCCGCCGTACTCGCCCTGCTCGGGGCCCTCGCGGTGACGGCCGCGGGCGGCGTACGGCTTCCCCGGCGGCGCACCCGGCCCGCCGGCCCGGCCGGACCACCCGCGGACCGGGTCGTGCCGGCCCCGCTCCGGCGACCGGACCACCCCGACGCCCTCCTGACGCCCGTGTCCGCCTCACAGACAGAAGAACGATGA
- a CDS encoding ABC transporter substrate-binding protein, with amino-acid sequence MRTPRRLIAGLFVLPLLSGCFASSGDDASADSGSGDGARLRVALPFAPTENYSPYGQDAMLLSRLGVTEGLTKLDANGTAVPALAESWSSENGGRSWVFTLRDASFQDGGTVTAQAVAVALTAAGKADPAPSALSGVKLTAAAEDDKRVRVSTAEADPVLPLRLSNPSLAVFAPKAYDEKGTVNVVGTATGPFALTRIDGDTAATLNRFDDYWGGRAQASGVTARFVSDGTARANALRTGEADIAESLPVAQVASLDKDEIHEVDTARNSSLYLNTKSGAFTDAGLRAAAREAIDTSVIAKGAYEGYAVPAQGLFGPALTWAAGKRVEPAGRARATGPDGERITLATYSDRPELPETAQVLQQQLRKAGFEVKLEVRTYARLEGDLLGGKFDASVFSRNMMLDTGDPVTVLASDYTCDGSNNLSFLCDRNVDKLVAAAQAESGTAERQDAAMKAEAAVLGTDSVIPLVHQKLVAGIATSVRGALPDPYERTLIGTGTRR; translated from the coding sequence ATGAGAACTCCCCGCCGGCTCATAGCCGGGCTGTTCGTGCTGCCCCTGCTCTCCGGTTGTTTCGCGTCCTCCGGCGACGACGCGTCGGCCGACTCGGGCTCCGGCGACGGCGCCCGGCTGCGTGTCGCCCTGCCCTTCGCCCCCACCGAGAACTACTCGCCGTACGGCCAGGACGCGATGCTCCTGTCCCGGCTCGGCGTCACCGAAGGGCTGACCAAGCTGGACGCGAACGGCACGGCGGTCCCCGCGCTGGCCGAGTCGTGGAGCAGTGAGAACGGTGGCCGGAGCTGGGTGTTCACCCTGCGGGACGCGAGCTTCCAGGACGGCGGGACCGTCACCGCACAGGCCGTCGCCGTCGCCCTCACGGCCGCCGGGAAGGCCGACCCGGCGCCGTCCGCGCTCTCCGGTGTGAAGCTGACCGCCGCGGCGGAGGACGACAAGCGGGTCCGGGTCAGCACCGCCGAGGCCGACCCCGTTCTGCCGTTGCGGCTGTCGAACCCCTCCCTCGCGGTGTTCGCGCCGAAGGCGTACGACGAGAAGGGCACGGTGAACGTCGTCGGCACCGCCACCGGCCCCTTCGCACTCACCAGGATCGACGGCGACACCGCCGCCACGCTGAACCGTTTCGACGACTACTGGGGCGGCCGGGCCCAGGCGTCCGGCGTCACCGCCCGGTTCGTCTCCGACGGCACCGCCCGCGCCAACGCCCTGCGCACCGGCGAGGCCGACATCGCCGAGTCCCTGCCCGTCGCCCAGGTCGCCTCCCTGGACAAGGACGAGATCCACGAGGTCGACACCGCCCGCAACAGCAGCCTGTACCTCAACACCAAGTCCGGCGCGTTCACCGACGCGGGGCTGCGGGCGGCCGCACGCGAGGCGATCGACACCTCGGTCATCGCCAAGGGCGCGTACGAGGGGTACGCCGTGCCCGCGCAGGGCCTGTTCGGCCCGGCCCTGACCTGGGCCGCCGGCAAGCGCGTCGAACCGGCCGGGCGGGCACGGGCGACCGGCCCCGACGGCGAGCGCATCACCCTCGCCACCTACAGCGACCGGCCCGAGCTTCCGGAGACCGCCCAGGTGCTCCAACAGCAGCTGCGGAAGGCGGGGTTCGAGGTGAAGCTGGAGGTCCGCACGTACGCGCGCCTGGAAGGCGACCTGCTGGGCGGCAAGTTCGACGCCTCGGTCTTCTCCCGCAACATGATGCTGGACACCGGCGACCCGGTCACCGTCCTCGCGAGCGACTACACCTGCGACGGCTCCAACAACCTGTCGTTCCTGTGCGACAGGAACGTGGACAAGCTGGTCGCCGCCGCCCAGGCCGAGTCCGGCACCGCCGAGCGGCAGGACGCCGCCATGAAGGCGGAGGCGGCCGTCCTCGGCACCGACTCGGTGATCCCGCTGGTGCATCAGAAGCTCGTCGCGGGCATCGCGACGTCCGTCCGGGGCGCGCTGCCCGATCCGTACGAGCGCACCCTCATAGGGACGGGGACCCGGCGCTGA